The sequence below is a genomic window from Macrotis lagotis isolate mMagLag1 chromosome 7, bilby.v1.9.chrom.fasta, whole genome shotgun sequence.
AAGTCAGTCACATAACTTTTGCtcttcagttttgtctgactcttcatgaccctcttGGGGGTTTCcattgcaaagatactggagtgattttccatttccttctccagttcattttacatatgagaaaactaaggcaaactgggtgatgacttgcccagggccacacagttagagtctgaggtttgatttgaattcaggttcttcttACTCCAAGGTGAGCACCTAGCACAATCTAACTGCCCCTCTTCCCTTTCTATATCCTCTAAACACAATGTAAAAGTTtccatttatctcttttaatcccaTCTATTTTTAGTGTTGTCTTATCTGAAATATATAATGCTTTCCCTCATGAGTAACACTATTTCCCagtctgttttctttcctttctcatccattttgtctgaggtcagatttcaattcagaaaaatgagtcttcctgaatccagatctGGTATtccatccactgttccacctgGTTGCCTATATATGCTactaaaagaaacatttaaacaGAAATAGTTTAGTAATTTGAAGCATGCAATTGaaaccatttttttatttttaataaaaaataaaaatttacaatgctcttcagagaaataaaaattccttcAATATCCCAGAAATACCATGTGGTTTaagtcatatttctttttaagcAATATATGTGTCTAACTGAATTCTTGTGAAATTATGTTGTTTACAACATTTTGCctttatttcaattaaaattcCAGACATTTTTTCCTCATAATAAGCCAAATCAGGTGTATCATAATTGAAAGATGATCAATTGCTAAAAGATGGCACTGGTGTAAATACATTAAGAAAGTTGACCAATGATATGTTTGCTACATGAAATAGAGATTTTTACCAAGGAAAGATATATTTTATCAAGCTAGATTCAATTCTAAGCTTAACTTTTTAGAACTCATTTAACATCATACTCTATTGATTCCATAAACAGTACTTTTATAGGAAATTAATTGAGAATCCAATGCCtagtaaaaatacatttttttaaacaagatctttcttaaatagggaaaaaaagtgcCAATATAGTTATTCATCCAAAGTCTGTCATAGCATGTAATATTTCAGAACTGGTGATTCTCTCGCATCATGTCatgttctctctctgttttttgctGTCCAACACATGAGAAAAGCTAGAATTTTCATAAACACCATGCTCTTTAACTGAAATGGGACAGAAAGTGCTCCAGTTCTTTTAATCAATGACATTTATTACCAAGCTTTAAAGTAACCAAAATACACTGATAGCACAATCCCCAAAGTACTCAAAACATTCCTTTTTAAAGTCAAGGCACCTTCTCTTGGTATCATCTGTTTGTCCAGAAAGACCAAAGTGAAAGTTCTGGGAATAAAATAAGTACAACAAATTGTAATTTACTCTTACATATACTCTATGTGAGGGTAAAATTATCAACTTTTGTAAAGCTATTATAACAAAAGCTCAAATGACCCCACATGATACAATTACTACCAGGGAGGAAATATTTCAAGCATAACAGGTACATTCCATTGAACaaccatttttcattttggaatatttACACTTATAATAACTatctggacagttttcaaatggtCCAGAAACAATGTAAACTGAGTCTTAGGATATTTTGGAAAACATATAAGATCAAGtaactaaaaacaacaaaaacatatcCAGTTTCTAAGACATTAAATATTCTTCATCCCTTTATTGCTCCAAAACACAaagattggggggaaaggggagggctGAGCTACTATTGGTGGTCATATAACACCAAAGGAGCAAAGCTGAATTTGCACTCCAAAGATCACCAGGTCTCAGGCCAGATGAGAGCATACCTTACAGTCCAAGgatatataatcatttgtaatGCTCTCCCATCATGGTCCACATCACCTTCCTAGGGAAGATTTATCCtctctaaaataatatttcataacaGACATTTGGTGAAAAAAGTCAACTGATAGGGAATTAGTAGACCAATAACTGTGGTCTATTAGTAAGAGATCACAACttctgagaaaagaaagagacaatGATAAAGGCACAGAAGCAGgagtaagaaaaattaaattgcatCAGTACTTGCTTGTATTTGTTTTAAACAAGtatgtttttcaaaaatttttataccTTGTCATAAGCCTGATTTCTCATATACTGTACCAAACCCACCTCGGGGGAAAATAAACCTTCATGTAAATGTAGGCTTGGATATGAATGGCCAAGATCAGTGGAAGAATTGCTCTGTTTCCCCCTGGTCTCATGCATTTATGTCAGTGATAGGTATAGCCATAATAACCCATGTCTGAAACTTATATGAGGCTCAGGAAAGAGAGCTGTGTTTTGGAGAGGACCAAAGTATTCATTTGCTCTGGCTTCTCCTTGAGCACAAATGATAGAGGTTCCTCTCTGGTAGGTATCCATCTAGGAACAGAACAGAAATATAACACTTCTAGTGTGCCTTTCTCAGAATGGAGCACAAATCAAACCCAATCTCTCTTTTAGTCTCACATCAAGAAAGAAGCTTGGTATTTTGGTTACCATGGCAGCCATTAAGCTATAAGAAATCTGTATGTCACTTTATTACAGATCTTGAGGCAGAAACAAGATCTTGAAGGACCAGCagctaattttaaattattttctctagaACAGCTCCCAAGCTAGTTGagtgtacaaaaaaaaaatgttttactatttctctttatatacacctctctacattcactttttaatttatctctctctctacatTCAGCAATAACAAAATGCTCACTGCATCTGAATAcctgaaaagtaattttaaaatctgattaaTTTACTTGCTAATATAGATGGGGAAATTTCAATAGTTTATAAATACAGTTGGGGACAACAGCTACTAAAGTTTCTGAGAGAAACTTCCCCAAAGAGCTTTTTATATGGATTGTCCCTATAGGTACAATATAACAGAAAGATCATCATggattacaaaaatagaaatgcatATAATTGTTAATACATATGCACAATTTATGCTGGAATGATGCACAGAACAGATCTGTAGCTCCTGCAGGAATTATATATTACAAATCACTCAAGTGGATTTGATAAAAGAAGGTCAGGTCCATTTTTAAGGCTGAAAACTTATAATATAGCAAACAGCCTATTTGGTTTCTCTGAATAAGACTatacaaaaaacaagcaaatgaaGTGACACTAACAcacaattaaatgaaaagaacataatTAACCAATATGGAGCTAAGGTGcaaaactactactactactctctTTTAACTTATTGTCCTCCATGTCACCTGGGTTTTCCAAGCATCACATCATGTGCAAATCTACTGTGGCTATCAACATCAAATGAAAGGACTGAATGTTCTGAATTTTCCTGTTGTTGAAGGCTAAAGCAAGGCCTTTCAAACCCATACAATCACAGATTTTGGTCAACAACTGCATATTAACATGAATGACCACTGAACTGTAGGTAGCAAATTAAATTCCAAAGCCCAATCTTGTCCATTCTTCATATTATTCTGAATATTCAATTCAGTAACTGACTTCATgagtttaaatggaaatgatcttcaccctgaaggaaaaaaaaaacaaactttaacaCCAAAGGAATTTCAAACCAAACTTTAAACCTGTAATAatctggggttttttccccttaattagGCATCTATATGAAATTTATAATTAAGATGTTTTCTAATTAATATGATGGTCACTGAAAACCAATTCTCTTCATATAAGAAAAaacattgaatttaaaaaaggaatgtgaaAGATTCAATTAATCTAAGTGCTCCTAAAGGAACTGGAAAAATGAAGACAATTATAATTATGACAAAGTAGAAcactgaaaatatttgaaataacaCAAACCACCTGTTTACAAGATAACTGTTTCTTTATGCTCTCATGTAATACATGTTTTACTATTTAGACACTTATGCCATTTAATTTGTTCATCATAATAAATGggatcaaaattttattttcatctaaacTTTTGGTTTAGGAAAAGACAGAGGAGATATCCACCACGAGGAAGTTCAACAATGATCAGTTTAACAAGCACTGTGCACTTACAGGAATTGTTATTGGCTTCTGTTTTTACAGCCTTGGTATGTCTGCTTGAGTTCTGCTGAGATTTGCTCTGCTCCTCTCCAGTTAAAAGAGCTTTTATTTCAGAGGGGATTTTTCCTTGATCCATTGCCATGCACCACTGCTTATactgaaataaatgtaaaatacatttaaGCAAATTCAGTCAAGTCATGCTCAAAAAACTTTTATCATGTACTTTCTATGtgcagagaaataaaaacaagaattatggaggcagctaggtggcgcagtggatagagcactggtcctggagtcaggagtacttgagttcaaatccagcctcagacacttaataattacctagctgtgtggccttggacaagccacttaaccccattgcttaacaaaaacttaaaaaaaaattgtgtgtgGAGGGGCCCCATACATAAAACCAGTAAAGCATAAAAGCACAGAAAAGAggtcaaaaataaaagaactaagctatagaaaaggagaaagaagggataaaagcatggggggggggggtcgtcAGCCAGAGGAAAAAGCTCAGAGTCCAGAGTTCAAGGAAATGTCACTAGATTGCACAGAAAGTAGAGGCAAGATGCAAGAACATTAAGTAAGAATAAGACTAAGAAGAAGACTGAATAAGGTAGGGGGAAccaggttatgaaaggctttatATTTGATCTGAGAGATgacagggagtcactggagtttactgagttgGGACAGGGAGGGGATGTAATATGGTCAAACCTGTattttagaaagatcaatttgacagctgagtgagGATGGGAAAACCAACATGAATATTACTGCAAAACTCCAGGAGTTGAAGTGATAATGACTGGCACCAGTGTAATGGTAGTGTCAAAGGAGACAATAAAGTCTATGTAGCAATGGCTAACATAAGGAGGAAATAGTAATGgcacttttttttccatgaaagcagagaactggaaactgaagAATTGGTCAACAATTgtagaatggctaaacaagttacatatatatatatatatatatatatatatatatatatatatatgtatatatacatatatacatatatatatttatatgtgtgtgtgatgaaaTGTTATTATGctgcaaaaaaatgatgaaaaagatgattttagagaaacctaagaagacttatatgaactgatacaaagtaaagggagaagtagaagaacaatttatataataacattaataCTGTAAAGACAAactttgaaagaaaggaaatctgCTAAATACACTGAGAccaattccagaggactgatgataaaATATGCTAttcattcccagagaaagagagGTATTAGACTAAGTGCAAACTGAAGTATTTTTCCCCCCAATGTGGCTAATAGCAGAAACTTGTTTGGCTTGACTATACATTTTATAataggtttcatttttctttctgttttagttGATGGGGGAGAAGCAGGTAAAGGGGAATGAATtcgaaactgaaaataaaacatttttttaaaggtagcAATGACAGTATTTGGCATAGATTGGATGGGAATGGGGGGATGAGGGTGAATGACGAGTGAAGGAGAAGCAAGACAAGCAGTTGGAGAGAGAAATTAAAGACAGACAAGCAGATCTGAGAGTTATCTTTACAGAGATGATCATTAAAATcaaggaagctgatgagatcagaGTAAAAtatcaaagacaaaagaaaataagatccaaGACAGAGTCTTTGGAAGACCCCATAGCATGACTGAgtagagataaaataaaagaaccaGGAGAGGGAAATGTCActaaaaccatgagaaaaaaagagtataaagGAGAACTGCAGGTCAATGAGGATAAGAATTGAGAGAATAACTAAAATGGATATCACAGAGAGGGCAATGGAGAGACACAAGACAGATGTGAACAATGTGCAGCATATAACCCACAACTCAGATGAAAAACAGGAGTAAAAGACATTATTAAGAAACAGTATAATAAAACTAGAAGACTTGTTGATTATGGAGAAAGAATGGTGAATGACAGGTAAATAGCCAGAGAGTTCCTGTGGTACCCTGGCAATAGCAAGAGTAAGCTCCCATGGAGAACTTCTGGGAGATCATGGATAAGAGTTAGAAAGAACGGGCATGTATGGATGTGCTGTGCTCTGCATCATTAGAGAGAACTCATGAATCAATATCCTTTAAGTATATATGCCTACCTTTATTAAGTCCCACTCTCTCCTATAGTTTAGGAAGTCAATTTTCTTTCTTGGGAGGAATGGGGAACAGTATTTCCCCTTAGAACTAATCCCCATTCCTTCCCAGTAGAGTGGCTACACTCACCTAACAAAAGTTGTGAAGAAAGCAAAATGTACTGAAAATGTACTGAAAATGTAGGGATATTTTTAAGTCAACCATAAacatctctatatatttatatgttaaagTCCTTATACTATGGCAGTGTGATTTAGAGCAGTGGTATCAAAATCAGTAAGAAGTGGATCTCTGCAGGATACACACTGatttgggaaaaaaaccaaaccacaaattaacattctCCACGTTGTGCTTTCAtctattttgctaaacatttcccaattacattttaatctggttcaagcACTTGGGAATGTTGCCTATGAGTCTGACATTCCTGGACTGCAGTAAATAAAGCTGGATTTAGGAGTCTGAGCAATATGGATtagaatccagtctcaggcaaCTACTGGCTGTGTGGCCCAGAACACCTCATTTAACCTGTTTCGatttccttcatctgaaaaatgggaatgatcAAATGGATCAAATTTaattttgtaaagtactttgtaaacattaaatgTAAATCATATAAATGTATGAAAGTCCCCTCTGCCTTCTCCTTCCATTTTACATaaccatttcttctctttttcttcttcaaaccCTCAAAACAGAACCAAACCACTCTCAGGAATTTAATTTTCCTTAACTCCATTAATAGTCTTCAAAAACATTAAGGTTCAGAAGAAATACTTGTTCTTTTTCCCCTTATTTGAATATTAACATGCTATCACCATACACTTCCTTTcaattatgcaaataaatttacTTTGCTAGGTTTCTTTGGAGTCTTGTATCTATATTTCAAAATTCCTACTCATATctgattttttcatcagaaattcttgaaaatgttctattacattaaaaatccatttcccaggagatgagatgagatgagatatGAAAAATCCATTTCCCTTCCTCACCTCTGGAGAATTATACTTAGTTTGGGTTTTTGgattcaaatatctttttttgacATCAGGAATATTGTATATAAAAATTTCCTCTTACTTTAAGTAGTTGCTGACAGGTCTGTGGTTCTTGAACTAtgtctttctggatgcttgcactATTTTTCCTTTGACCTGAGAAATCTGGGATTTGGCTAGGACATTCCTGAACTTTCCCTTTTAGAAGGTAATGGGTAGATTTGTCTTCACTTCACTTTGCTCTCTGGCTCTAATAAACCAGggtagttttcatttatgatttcttgaaatggagcattcaggtctttttttttaacttttttttggtcatggttttcaAGGAGACAATGATTCTTAAATATCTCTCCTTGATTTGTCTTCTTCCAGTGATCTCTACCCTCTTTAGAATTACCATAACATATTTTCATACACCCCCCTTCATATACTCACCATAAACTTTTATGTATTATAGCTTAATGTCTTATCTCTTCTACTGGACTATAAGTGCCTCAAGAGCAAggattatttcttgtttatttttctttctacctcagtGTCTCACAAAGTATTCTGTAATCAATAAAAACATGTAGGATAAAGAGACATCTAAAAATTGttcctataaaatatatatccacatataatTTTCATAGGGTATTAATTCTTCAGTAGAGTGATTCACCCTATATTAAGTTCAAGTTCCTTCATCTTGGCACTCAAAGATGTCTAAtcctatattctctcttttaataAGCCATTTTTGGTCTCTCTATACAAATATAGTACTTCAACCAAGTTATATTACTATTTACTATTGATTATATACCAACCTCACAAGATTACTAAAAGGAAAAGTCTCTATAAACCAGAGGgcaatataaatgtaatataaatgaCTATTATTCTGCCTCCCCACAAATGATCATACCTCAAAGGATGTGTCGCTAATGAGGCTAAACCAGAGTGCCAAGGGCACAACCTGCAAAATTCTCTAGTGTGagccaaaccagattaaaatgtaattggaaaatgtttaacaaaataaataataatacaataaaacataggtaATATTAATTTGTGCTTTTTTAAGTTGATAGGCAGCCACAGAAATTCATTTCTATTGAACTATGGACTCTACTGAGCTACACCATATCATATCTGACAAATTTTCTACTCTGTTGTAAATTGTATTTGATGCTTGGCTAAGTGAATGTAGACAGGCACTGAATTAGAAGTAAagctaaaatgaacaaaatagaaatgcTTACCATTTCCAGTTCTTCTCTGAGACCACAGATGGCTCTCTCCCGACTAGACACCAATTCTTCCAGATATTGGTATCTCAGCTTTTTTCTAGCCCTACATTCTCTTGCACTCTGCCTGCTTCTCTCAAGCTTTGCCTTCAAGTCAATTTTGGCTGGCTTCCGACCACGTTTACCTGGTTTCTTTACTTTGCCTCCCACTACcttcaggaagaaagaaaaaatatcaatcatTGTTTTAGCAATGGAATTAGGATATAGTCTATTAccggtgtttttatttttttgaggcaattgagatcaaggatcctcctgactccagggtcaatgcgcTAGCCACCACACACCACGTGGTTGTCCCTCTattactaatctttttttttttaggtttttttgcaaggcaaatggggttaagtggcttgcccaaggccatacagctaggtaattatta
It includes:
- the CREBL2 gene encoding cAMP-responsive element-binding protein-like 2; protein product: MDDSKVVGGKVKKPGKRGRKPAKIDLKAKLERSRQSARECRARKKLRYQYLEELVSSRERAICGLREELEMYKQWCMAMDQGKIPSEIKALLTGEEQSKSQQNSSRHTKAVKTEANNNSW